One window of the Acinonyx jubatus isolate Ajub_Pintada_27869175 chromosome A2, VMU_Ajub_asm_v1.0, whole genome shotgun sequence genome contains the following:
- the LOC106987062 gene encoding IQ domain-containing protein F5 isoform X1: MGAGPGIKTTTKQEAAMFIQAWWRGTLVRRTLLHASLRAWIIQRWWKQMLVKLMEKKKRLSLQFYAQQEWAVVKLQSWVRMWRLRLRYCRLLHAVRIIQIYWRWHICQTRGFIQGRYNLKESQLNLQLEISLGLQACKVQQCIPLPVNE; the protein is encoded by the exons ATGGGGGCAG GCCCTGGAATAAAGACCACTACAAAACAGGAAGCGGCCATGTTCATCCAGGCCTGGTGGCGGGGCACCCTGGTACGCCGGACACTGTTGCACGCATCCCTCAGAGCGTGGATAATTCAGCGCTGGTGGAAGCAGATGCTGGTGAAGCTGATGGAGAAGAAGAAGCGATTATCCCTACAGTTCTATGCTCAGCAAGAATGGGCAGTGGTCAAGCTGCAGTCCTGGGTCCGCATGTGGCGCTTACGCCTTCGTTACTGCCGTTTGCTCCACGCTGTCCGCATCATCCAGATCTATTGGCGCTGGCATATTTGTCAAACACGTGGCTTTATTCAGGGCCGTTACAACCTCAAAGAAAGCCAACTAAATCTTCAACTTGAAATCTCTTTAGGCTTACAGGCTTGTAAAGTGCAACAGTGCATACCCCTTCCAGTAAACGAATGA
- the LOC106987062 gene encoding IQ domain-containing protein F5 isoform X2, giving the protein MGPGIKTTTKQEAAMFIQAWWRGTLVRRTLLHASLRAWIIQRWWKQMLVKLMEKKKRLSLQFYAQQEWAVVKLQSWVRMWRLRLRYCRLLHAVRIIQIYWRWHICQTRGFIQGRYNLKESQLNLQLEISLGLQACKVQQCIPLPVNE; this is encoded by the exons ATGG GCCCTGGAATAAAGACCACTACAAAACAGGAAGCGGCCATGTTCATCCAGGCCTGGTGGCGGGGCACCCTGGTACGCCGGACACTGTTGCACGCATCCCTCAGAGCGTGGATAATTCAGCGCTGGTGGAAGCAGATGCTGGTGAAGCTGATGGAGAAGAAGAAGCGATTATCCCTACAGTTCTATGCTCAGCAAGAATGGGCAGTGGTCAAGCTGCAGTCCTGGGTCCGCATGTGGCGCTTACGCCTTCGTTACTGCCGTTTGCTCCACGCTGTCCGCATCATCCAGATCTATTGGCGCTGGCATATTTGTCAAACACGTGGCTTTATTCAGGGCCGTTACAACCTCAAAGAAAGCCAACTAAATCTTCAACTTGAAATCTCTTTAGGCTTACAGGCTTGTAAAGTGCAACAGTGCATACCCCTTCCAGTAAACGAATGA